ACTTGCCGCCTATCAAAACCCTAACCTACCTCGACAAGGAAAAGGCAGGTAAAAAACAAGAAGAACGTAAGGCGATTTTTGACCTCTTCTGTGAGGGTGAAAACGGCGAAAAGTTCATCATCGAACTCCAACGGGCGGCGCAAAGCTATTTCAAAGACCGAAGCCTCTATTATGCCGCCTTTGTCATTCAGGAACAAGGCCGCAGGGGTAAAAATTGGGACTACTCCCTCACACCCGTCTACAGCATCTCTATCATGGATT
The nucleotide sequence above comes from Eisenibacter elegans DSM 3317. Encoded proteins:
- a CDS encoding Rpn family recombination-promoting nuclease/putative transposase is translated as MTPDKPYGRYIDLFTDFGFKRIFGTERNKDILIDFLNTLLANDLPPIKTLTYLDKEKAGKKQEERKAIFDLFCEGENGEKFIIELQRAAQSYFKDRSLYYAAFVIQEQGRRGKNWDYSLTPVYSISIMD